The following nucleotide sequence is from Vitis vinifera cultivar Pinot Noir 40024 chromosome 14, ASM3070453v1.
CTTTAACAATTACAAGTTATCTGAATTCCCTTCATCCTcctatataatattgtttttggtCTTGTTCTTGTTGCATTGTGGCTAGGCATCTCCATGGGAGGAAGGAGGATGAATCAAGTTCCTTTGTATGAATCAATTTCtctgctcttttttttttcaatccttGAATCGAATCATTGCTTAGTTCTTGCTTTAATTTCTCCATTTTCTGTTGGGTCTTTGATTGCAGGTTTAGCTCTGCAAGAAAACTGGGAAATTTAATTGTGACCTCCAATCTAATCGACTCTGCTTTGACTAAAATTCTTGAGCTTCAAAGAGACCAAACAGCCTTGCCTTCCCCCGTTCAATACAGAGTTTTTTATCCATCTCCCAAGTGCACAATTGTAGCTTTTGTCTCTTCACCTGACTGCACTCAAAACCCTCTTCCTGGACAAGGAGATTTAGTTCCCTCTCCTCTCTTTGACTTCCTCTGCACCGAAGAATACAAGTCCGTCTCCATTAACAGAGCTGCATTAACCCTCTTTACCTCTCTCCACGATCATCTCTCTGGACTAAAAACTCAGGTCAAAATATgatagttgtttttattttcgttTCCTTTTTGTTAACAATTGTGAGACATGAAACAGCTTGACCATGAGATCTCTCTCATAGAGTCAAACTacctgaagaagaagaagacgttACACATATCCATCTGCGCTGCATCATCGCATTACCCATTGATCGGTTGTGATTCAACTCTTAATAGGAAGACAGTAGAACTGGTGTTGGTATCTGTTTTTAGATCAGCTTATATGTATCTTGTTGCTAAAAAGGGAAAGTTTAGAAGTGAGATTAATGGGATTATTCTGACATGGATTTCATATGGTTACCTGTTTTGCAGTTGACTGTGATTGAAGGTCGATTAATCATCACTGGGTACTCGATGGGAGGATCCGTTGCTTCTCTCTTCACCTTATGCCTGTTAGAAGTCATCAATTTATCAAAACCCAAATGCCGCCCCATTTGTATCACCTTTGGTTCACCCCTCATAGGCGACTTTGGCCTCCAACACTCCAATTGGAATTCTTTCTTCTTGCATGTAGTGTCCAACCAAGATCTAGTCCCCGGACTCTTCCTCCCATCCGACAGATCTCCTCCCACATCCTCCCATTCACAAACTACTGGTTACAAGCCCTTTGGGACATATCTCTTGTGCTCTGAACTTGGTTGTGCTTGTTTTGACAACTCTGATTTAATTTTGGAATTGCTGAAAGTCATATCATCAGAGGTTGCCAGAGGATTGCGGGATGTTGATTACAGGAAGATTTTAAGAAACCTCAAGGAGAGGGCAATCTGCAAGGGACTTCCGCAGGTGGGTGAAAGGTTTGCAAATCCATTTGCAGCTGGGATCATCATGGAACttgagacaaatattggatTTAATGAAACAAAGGTAAACAGCTTTCTCCCATCTAATGATGTTATGGAACATGGTTTACACCTCATTAAATACTGCAACAACTGCCCTATTTAGATTTACCTTCTTGTTCTTTGGGATCTTCCATAACTAGACTCATTTTTTAATgccattttattttcctttttgtttctaaattttttaaaaatcgttttcacttcttttttttaagaaaattttggcaaattttgaaaatataatattagtgTTTtcacttctttctttctttctttttttctttttttttttaaactcaattttctaaaaaatgaaaatagaaaaacattgtCTAAACATGTTtgtaaacttaattttatttttttataaatgaaaaaaaaaatctaaatgagTAAggctttattaattttaatttttttcttttccttatattttcttattttattccaaattttcttgcaaccaaacataatctaaatGTTTACAACTTTTATTGTAAGGAATGAATGACACTACTTTGTGAActtttatgataatattttgaatcataaattgtgttttttttagtaatatcAATTTTATTACCAATGACTTAATtgttaataacaaaatataatatttataaatatttttattctcaacAGGCTACAATTTTTACtcttgtgataaaaaaaattttgtcaTAAATTACACATTATGATgagtttttctattttccttatCAGCCAATTCAacaaatatcatatatatattgtagTGGCTAACaaattttcacataaattttttataagataaagTAGAATGGAattattcaatttcaaaaaaaaaaatggtacctaatgaaaaagataaaatatatagatCATCTCGAAGAAATCAGGAAAGATAAATGATGAGACCATATATAGGACCCTTGATGGAGACTATTTTAATTGAAGTGGTGTGCTCCTTCCGACTCAGAACATGTTCAGCATTGCACACAAACTAACATCGTCGATCTTGAGTATGAAAAAGGTGATTAGATTCCAAGGACTTGCTACTCAACAATGACCAAAGAAGTTCATTTGTGGTTTGTCCCAACTCCTCATATTAGAGGTGATGCTCAAGCTAACGTGCCTCGCAGTTGAGCCCCGGCCAATCGCTCTAATATGCTTTTCCAATGGTGAGTTTCACTGCCACCATGTATTACATTAATTCCGATAGCGCACAAGTTGTGTTTGTGCTATTGCTTTTTGCCCTCACAAACATATACACAAGAGACATTCAGACCAGATCTGTTCTACCATCCTCTAGGAAAGCATTGTAGGTCATTTGAAATTGGGATTTCAGCACCAGAGTCAAATTGCCTTCCTTCCTGAAAGATGAGCATTTTTTATACTCTTACATCGGCTTTTATGGAAATGAAATCAGCTTCTCATTCTGttacatttttcaattttactgCCTATAACTGCTCACTGCCTGTTTGTGAGAGGTATGGACCCATGGGACATTATCCAGATTTTCCCTGATCAATTATAGAAAGGTCATTGGACTCATCCATGATTGGAATTTCCTGTTATCATTATTTGCAAATCATCAACCATTTGTCATGATATCTTAAGTTAAGCTGAGCACGAATTTCAGCTAAGATCCTCAGAACTAGAAATATGCACTGCAGGTATTACTTGATATGTGAATATccaatacaatatttttttactaagaGGAATACGAATTTGAAACACTTTCCAATAATTTATCAAGTCATATTTTCGTGCTGTCGTGATACATGTGTCTACTGTATGCATGGCTTTTCTTTTCTACACATGCCTTTATCTTTGCACATGACTCTTTTGATACACGCCAGCATCAAGGCAATTGCCTAAATCTAAATCACATCCTTTGTGTCACGTCTTCCTTGTTACCACGGTCCTCTTGTACACCATGGTCCCTTAATGTAACTTGTGCCACAAGCCCTTTGTGCATGAATTCAAATTGTTCAATCATTTCGCCATTTACACCTTTTAAGGTCCAATAAGCGTATACAAGAGACTACACTCATTCTAGATGATGAAGTACATTCAACTAACTACTCTTGCTAATGAGCATATCCAAGTCAATACATAAGATTAATTATTACATATGGTAATTGAAACCCTGTTTAAATAAATAgtgacaaaaatataaaaaatatatatatttaaaaataaataaataacaatttagAGAATTTCATAACTTAGCATCAAACCTATTGTAGGAAAGAGTATTATACAATGTAGGGTTTAGGATCAAAGTTAACCTAAGatcaaatttaagttttaagaccaattcaaattcaaaactaaggttttaagtttcaaaaatatatcTCTTATCTTTTTGCATatcaattcaaattcaaattgaaCCACTTGACAATGCTGCCTACCACATTGAGGGTGGAAGAAACTACATAACCAATGGAGGATCTAAACATTACATGCTATTGGAGCAATGATGCAATGAAGAGGAGAAGGGGACTTTGTCTTCTCATGCAAATTGCTCTCAGAGCTCAGAACCTACTCCTGAAGGGAAAGAATCATCATGGAGTGATCTGGTTAAGTTTGaggatttatttatataattgaaCTGATTGGAAGCTATGCAGTGTCGACCCCCACCCGAGCAGCTTCATGAAACGGTGGAAAGAGTTGGAAGAAGTCATAGATACTTGCTATAGGAGCTTCATGAAGTATGGAGAGGTATGGCATAGATACTTACAGTGTCGGAATTTCTCAAATCCCATTTCAGATTGTTCTAAAATAAGGATTCAGAATTGAGAGCTGGGGCAAAAGGTTTATGCTTAACAGACTCGAAATGAAAAGTAGTGCTTTAAGACCCTATGGACCTGGCCCTGGCCCTGGCCACTGTTCATCAGCACGCTTGTCTTAAATATCCGGTCACAATCCATAGAAATGAACAGGCGATTGCCCCACATGAACAAAGTAGGCAAAGCTTTGCATATACCCATTAGGCCATTACCCAAATGCAAAATCAGCTGTCAAAGAAACGCCATCATGTTCGTCCCCACAcccaacaaaaaagaaaaaaaagttttctttcCAGCTGGGAGAGGCAGAGGCTGAGGAAGTGTCAACGTAGATGTGGACTATTAACATGGGACCACCAAGCACATGCAGGTATGCGCACCTTccctcatttctttcttataatAACAATACCTACATTTTCCTGagctttgttttaaaaaaaaaatccataaattaccccattttcaaaataatgtcCAATCTAATGTGTTGGTGTCACATAAATTACCATGTTATAAAACCATAGTTGGTAACTACgattttacattttaaaaataataaaaaccgtagtcaccaaccatggttttaactttaagtttaaaaccgtagttggtgactacgactttgactatttttaaaaacagtcaaAGCTGTAGTCACCAACcgctttaactttaattttatatatatatatttaattttaatttttttaaataaaatattatattattttgattttatattgattaaaaatatgtaagtgatgtaataaaaatatttaattttaattgatctcattatttaaataatagtaatatataaaattaaataattgatgtctttaatttgatataaaaatatattttgataattttattaaaatatttggcaatacactcaatataaatataattagttataaatatattattttataccctcataatgaataatattatattattttgtaactttgtgCAAAATTAAAGGCAATTATGCACttgtacaaaatataatatgactTCAAGTGggtaaataattgaaaaattacttaaataaaacaaaactattttttttttcccggcAGGTTGTGTCGCGTGATTGACGGTGGTGGTGAATCGGTGATGGGGTGGAGAGATAGCGCGTGTAAtttatcacttcactttatcaTTTCTTCTGCTCCGAGTGGGTCCGTATCCCTAAAATCAGAGCTGGAATGCCCACGAATCTGAACCGTCCCTGCTGGTGGGCCACACACCATACTGGCAGTGCAACTGCACAGCCTGCACCCCTCCCACCCCTCTCCCGCCGCCGACACTATTATCGGAATCGGAATCGTCTCGCCGGAGGCGTCCCGGTTTCCCTCATTGCATCTTCGAAAATGACggcaaaatttttaattttaaaatttttaaaaaagaccaCCACTAAAAATCAGATCTATCGACATTAAGGCCCATGCACCCTCCCTCAATTATTTGAGTCACGTGGAGTTCCTGCATCGACCCGTACTCCTGCTAAGAGAGTGGGTGCACACCCCCGTAACGTTTTAATTACtgtgattatttattttacGGCATTGAAATCAACTTGCCACTGAAATcgatctaatttatttttaaaaaaataattaaaaataataaaaatgttaatgGTGTAACATGTAAGATCCTTATTTGACGCAAAACTGAGCGAAAACTAGTGGAGTTAGCGGTGAAGGCTTCTGAGTAAGAGCCCACACACTCTCCATTGCTGCCACTACCActggcttttttttttatttttgtatttatctgcTCAGGTCTCTGAGCTTTGAGCTCTGAGAAACAATGGCATTGATCCTCTTTTCTCTACTATTCTTTCTGGGATTAGTGAACCCTTCGGAGTCCAGGTTGAGTGTCAACTACTACCAAAAATCATGCCCAAGATTCAGTCAGATCATGCAGGATACCATCACCAACAAGCAAATCACCAGCCCCACCACGGCTGCGGCCACTCTCCGCCTCTTCTTCCACGACTGCTTCATTGAGGGCTGCGATGCTTCCGTTCTTGTCTCCTCGACCCCCTTCAACGAGGCCGAGCGCGATGCCGACATGAACCTCTCCCTCCCCGGCGACGGCTTCGACGTCGTTGTCCGCGCCAAGACCGCCCTCGAGCTCGCTTGCCCCGGTGTGGTCTCCTGTGCCGACATTCTCGCCGTCGCTACCCGCGATCTCGTCACCATGGTGGGAGGTCCCTTCTACAAGGTCCCGCTGGGGAGAAGAGATGGGCTGGTCTCCCGGGCGAACAGGGTTGAAGGTAACCTTCCAAGACCCACGATGTCCATTTCTCAGATAATTTCGATTTTCGCTGTGAGAGGGTTCTCGGTTCAAGAAATGGTGGCGCTGAGTGGTGCCCACACGATTGGGTTCTCGCATTGTAAAGAATTCAGCAGCGGGATCTACAATTACAGCCGCAGTTCCCAGTCCAATCCGAGCTACAACCCTAGATTCGCAGAGGGGTTGAGAAAAGCTTGCAGCGATTACCAGAAGAATCCTACATTGTCGGTGTTCAACGATATAATGACTCCCAACAAGTTCGATAACATGTATTTCCAGAATCTGCCCAAGGGTTTGGGGCTATTGGCGACGGACCATACCATGGCTACCGATCCGAGGACGAGGCAGTTTACGGATTTGTATGCCAAGAATCAAAGCGCCTTCTTTGAGGCATTTGGTCGAGCTATGGAGAAGCTTGGCCTTTATGGGATCAAGACCGGGCGAAGAGGAGAGATTCGACGCAGGTGTGATGCCTTAAACTAggtttttaaggtttttttttttttttttgcattacaAACTCCCACCGTAGTGATGATCAATCAAGGTGAATTGATGGTGAGGGGGTGGtttcatttgaattctttttttttttgttgttgttgagaATATGAGATAGTATTTATACATGCTTGTATCACCATGATTTTGTGCTCAATATACATGTTTATTCATATTGGGGTTCTGGGTTTAAACTTTTCTCCTTAGGGTTTTGCCATTGTTAGCGATAGTGATGTTGGTCAGCCTTCTCTGGTCTCATGGTGTTTGTATTGATAGTGGTAATAACTAAGAGTGGTTCATCTTTGATCGTTTGATTATATTAATCATTGGGCTGAGTGTTTTCTGTAGTTAATTGGGCAACTCAAGAATATGATAATGAACAAAGGAAAGGGAAAGATGCTTTCCTCTCTGGAATATGACTCTAGTTTATTGATCATAAATTAGTATGCTGGTGACTTGGATTTTGTCTCTTTCTTTGTGTAATCAGTATTCAGTCTTTACAGCTAGCATATAATTAGGAAGAAAAACTTTCTCCGGAAGTTCTTTACACATGGGGTTAATTGCTATTGTTGGATCCACCAACCTCCTCTCTTTTAGAATTGGAAACACCAgagaaataatttcatttttgtctACATATGATGCAACCCATTTTCAGGAGAGGCTGCATATTTTGTTTATGTCACTAGGCGGCCTAGTCTGAATCTTATCTTTACAATCTTTGCCTGGAAATGCGCAAAGGTAATGGCTTTATTACACCAGGCATGGCCCTGGAACACTTGCTTCCATCTGCCCAGCCTAACATATCTCCATGTTGGAATGGAACATATACTTGTTGGCCAAATGAATCCAGATCATGGGGGTCACTGAGATATGTTTGGTGATGGATGAGGTTGAGGGTATTGGGAGACTCGCATACGCTGTACTCTGGAATGCTGAAAGAGGGCTCGGTAAACCTTGGATGGGATTGGAAAGACTGAAGATATTGGTTGATGCTTGCCCGTCTTGCCTCAAGTTgcattcttttcttcttcactCTCTCCTTTTTGTGGGCATTCTGATGGCCTCCCAGCGCTTGCGAGTTTGCAAACTCTTTGCGACAGTACTGGCAAGCGTACCTCCTCTCTTTCAGCAACTTTGTTGAACTCTTTCCCTGGAGAGTTTTCTCCTTCCAAGGTGAAGGTGTGTTAGAGGAACTCAAACTTTCATCTCCTTCCTCTGACTCCACTGAACGCTTTCCATCATTTGCACATGGATTCACGTCAAAGCCAAACAATCTGAGTTTCTTCCCTTTGATTAGGGCTTTAGAGTAGAAACCCTCATCTCCAAAACTAGAAGAAAAAGGATTGGAAGCAGCAAGGCTATGCTCCAGCACACCTGTTTCCATCTCTGGGAGTATTGCTATATCTTGGAGAAACAATGCGGCTGCCTCCATTTTTATAGTGAGTTTGTTCCTATCCAGTGGAGCACTTCCACTTGAAACAGGGTTATCACTAGAATAATGGCAAAGGCAATGACGTATTGGACACAATTTAAGGAATAAAGAAGTCAGATTAAAGAAGCAGCCGTGTGATCCAGACATTG
It contains:
- the LOC104881677 gene encoding senescence-associated carboxylesterase 101 produces the protein MGGRRMNQVPLFSSARKLGNLIVTSNLIDSALTKILELQRDQTALPSPVQYRVFYPSPKCTIVAFVSSPDCTQNPLPGQGDLVPSPLFDFLCTEEYKSVSINRAALTLFTSLHDHLSGLKTQLTVIEGRLIITGYSMGGSVASLFTLCLLEVINLSKPKCRPICITFGSPLIGDFGLQHSNWNSFFLHVVSNQDLVPGLFLPSDRSPPTSSHSQTTGYKPFGTYLLCSELGCACFDNSDLILELLKVISSEVARGLRDVDYRKILRNLKERAICKGLPQVGERFANPFAAGIIMELETNIGFNETKVNSFLPSNDVMEHGLHLIKYCNNCPI
- the LOC100261249 gene encoding peroxidase 31 precursor, which codes for MALILFSLLFFLGLVNPSESRLSVNYYQKSCPRFSQIMQDTITNKQITSPTTAAATLRLFFHDCFIEGCDASVLVSSTPFNEAERDADMNLSLPGDGFDVVVRAKTALELACPGVVSCADILAVATRDLVTMVGGPFYKVPLGRRDGLVSRANRVEGNLPRPTMSISQIISIFAVRGFSVQEMVALSGAHTIGFSHCKEFSSGIYNYSRSSQSNPSYNPRFAEGLRKACSDYQKNPTLSVFNDIMTPNKFDNMYFQNLPKGLGLLATDHTMATDPRTRQFTDLYAKNQSAFFEAFGRAMEKLGLYGIKTGRRGEIRRRCDALN
- the LOC100852925 gene encoding uncharacterized protein LOC100852925, which produces MSGSHGCFFNLTSLFLKLCPIRHCLCHYSSDNPVSSGSAPLDRNKLTIKMEAAALFLQDIAILPEMETGVLEHSLAASNPFSSSFGDEGFYSKALIKGKKLRLFGFDVNPCANDGKRSVESEEGDESLSSSNTPSPWKEKTLQGKSSTKLLKERRYACQYCRKEFANSQALGGHQNAHKKERVKKKRMQLEARRASINQYLQSFQSHPRFTEPSFSIPEYSVCESPNTLNLIHHQTYLSDPHDLDSFGQQVYVPFQHGDMLGWADGSKCSRAMPGVIKPLPLRISRQRL